The following proteins come from a genomic window of Azospirillum humicireducens:
- the pelF gene encoding GT4 family glycosyltransferase PelF → MSLSSPGASLPEAPHAPKADVCLLMEGSYPYVAGGVSTWTHDLIRSHADLTFHVVALVADRGARRLAYELPPNVTGLTHVYLQDPPAGWRWQPGTARLVAALEAPLGRLQQGGGLAEVAEVLRLLAPRRGRVGKRALLNSEDAFQMVVRMCRAALPDASFLEYFWGSRALMSGLFATLLVPMPQAGVYHAVSTGYAGLFAARARLETGRPALLTEHGIYTNERRIEILMAEWLFEGGDTSLVLDRKKRDLRDLWLDTFASYSKACYDACDRIITLYGGNQEFQRRQGADPAKLMIVPNGIDYAGYSQVRRDPEPRPPTIALIGRVVPIKDVKTYIRAAAILREDIPGLKAMILGPLEEDPGYVEECRTIVAHLGLEQTVVFAGRVKLTDWLGRVDAIALTSVSEAQPLVILEAGASGVPTVATDVGSCAELLLGRPDEDPPLGPGGAVTPLASPLDTARELRALLLDRPWRERCAQAIARRVAQSYDKVAIDRIYRAIYDEHIAMPTRPTLEQPGFHPSGAA, encoded by the coding sequence ATGAGCCTTTCGTCACCCGGAGCCTCATTGCCCGAAGCGCCCCATGCCCCCAAGGCCGACGTCTGTCTGCTGATGGAAGGGTCCTACCCCTATGTCGCGGGCGGCGTGTCGACCTGGACCCATGACCTGATCCGCTCCCACGCCGACCTGACCTTCCATGTCGTCGCCCTGGTGGCCGACCGCGGCGCCCGCCGGCTGGCCTACGAGCTGCCGCCCAACGTCACCGGCCTGACCCATGTCTATCTCCAGGATCCGCCCGCCGGCTGGCGCTGGCAGCCCGGAACGGCGCGGCTGGTGGCGGCGTTGGAGGCGCCGCTCGGCCGGCTGCAGCAGGGCGGCGGGCTGGCGGAGGTGGCCGAGGTGCTGCGGCTGCTGGCGCCGCGGCGCGGCCGGGTCGGCAAACGGGCGCTGCTGAACTCCGAGGATGCCTTCCAGATGGTGGTGCGCATGTGCAGGGCAGCCCTGCCGGACGCCTCCTTCCTTGAGTATTTCTGGGGCAGCCGCGCGCTGATGAGCGGGCTGTTCGCCACGCTGCTGGTGCCGATGCCGCAGGCTGGGGTCTATCATGCCGTCTCCACCGGCTATGCCGGGCTGTTCGCCGCGCGGGCGAGGCTGGAGACCGGGCGTCCGGCGCTGCTGACCGAACACGGCATCTACACCAACGAACGGCGCATCGAGATCCTGATGGCCGAATGGCTGTTCGAGGGTGGCGACACCTCCCTGGTGCTCGACCGCAAGAAGCGCGACCTGCGGGATCTGTGGCTGGACACCTTCGCCAGCTACTCCAAGGCCTGCTACGACGCCTGCGACCGCATCATCACCTTGTATGGCGGAAACCAGGAGTTCCAGCGCCGCCAGGGCGCCGATCCGGCCAAGCTGATGATCGTGCCCAACGGCATCGACTATGCCGGCTATTCCCAGGTCCGGCGCGATCCGGAGCCGCGCCCGCCCACCATCGCGCTGATCGGCCGCGTCGTGCCGATCAAGGACGTGAAGACCTACATCCGCGCGGCCGCCATCCTGCGCGAGGACATTCCCGGCCTGAAGGCGATGATCCTCGGGCCGCTGGAAGAGGACCCCGGCTATGTCGAGGAATGCCGCACCATCGTTGCGCATCTCGGGCTGGAGCAGACGGTGGTCTTCGCCGGCCGGGTCAAGCTGACCGACTGGCTGGGCCGGGTCGACGCCATCGCGCTGACCAGCGTCAGCGAGGCGCAGCCGCTGGTGATCCTGGAGGCGGGGGCGTCCGGCGTGCCGACGGTGGCGACCGACGTGGGGTCCTGCGCCGAGCTGCTGCTGGGCCGCCCGGACGAGGATCCGCCGCTGGGGCCGGGCGGGGCGGTGACGCCGCTGGCAAGCCCGCTCGACACCGCGCGGGAACTGCGCGCGTTGCTGCTCGACCGCCCCTGGCGCGAGCGCTGCGCCCAGGCCATCGCCCGCCGCGTCGCCCAGTCCTACGACAAGGTCGCCATCGACCGCATCTACCGCGCCATCTATGACGAGCACATCGCCATGCCGACCCGGCCGACGCTTGAGCAACCCGGTTTCCACCCGAGCGGGGCGGCCTGA
- a CDS encoding GAF domain-containing protein has protein sequence MSSPPSAAPVTAPIPVDGVFRRRWFGLRPVALLELALFFGVALGLDVWLGSGLRFEGVQPHPFWIPVLLLAIQYGTNEGVLAALAATAALRLGNVPDAGITQDLYDHLFTLSREPILWLVAAVLFGELRMRHLREREELRAGLAAARQEAEAIARSYRALKSVKESLETRVAGQLRTVFTLYQAAKSIDRLDEGEVMLGVADLVRTVMQPEKFSLFLLNNDVLESVTNEGWDDDNDTYARWFDSGTALFQQVIARQRQVCVSRAEDERILAGEGILAGPLVSSDTGEVIGMVKIESLGFTDLSVNTVENFRILCEWIGTALAKARQYRTANEQRVFTDDALYSSSYIGRQADFLALLGRRMGFETTAITIRPIGIARLSVGQRAELAAAIGEAVRGSLRDTDLACDFGHQGTSFGVVLAGTPLDGARLVEAKLERAVRQSLPAELADITIGFTTRRIETPADGRAEGQPEGPAAQ, from the coding sequence ATGAGCAGCCCGCCCTCCGCCGCTCCTGTGACCGCCCCGATCCCCGTGGACGGTGTGTTCCGCCGCCGCTGGTTCGGCCTGCGTCCGGTGGCGTTGCTGGAGCTTGCGCTGTTCTTCGGCGTGGCGCTGGGGCTGGATGTCTGGCTGGGCTCCGGGCTGCGGTTCGAGGGGGTCCAGCCGCATCCCTTCTGGATCCCTGTCCTGCTGCTGGCGATCCAGTACGGCACGAACGAGGGCGTTCTGGCGGCGCTGGCTGCGACAGCGGCGCTGCGGCTGGGCAATGTGCCGGACGCCGGCATCACCCAGGACCTGTACGACCATCTCTTCACCCTGTCGCGCGAGCCGATCCTGTGGCTGGTCGCCGCCGTGCTGTTCGGCGAGCTGCGCATGCGCCATCTGCGCGAGCGGGAGGAATTGCGCGCCGGTCTTGCCGCCGCCCGGCAGGAGGCGGAGGCCATCGCCCGGTCCTACCGTGCGCTGAAATCGGTCAAGGAGAGCCTGGAGACCCGTGTCGCCGGTCAGCTGCGCACCGTCTTCACCCTCTATCAGGCCGCCAAGTCGATCGACCGGCTGGACGAGGGAGAGGTGATGCTGGGCGTCGCCGACCTCGTGCGCACCGTCATGCAGCCGGAGAAGTTCTCGCTGTTCCTGCTGAACAACGACGTGCTCGAATCGGTGACGAACGAGGGCTGGGACGACGACAACGACACCTATGCCCGCTGGTTCGACAGCGGAACGGCCCTGTTCCAGCAGGTGATCGCCCGCCAGCGCCAGGTCTGCGTCAGCCGCGCAGAGGACGAGCGCATCCTGGCCGGTGAGGGCATCCTGGCCGGACCGCTGGTCAGCAGCGACACCGGCGAGGTCATCGGCATGGTGAAGATCGAAAGCCTGGGCTTCACCGACCTCAGCGTCAACACGGTCGAGAATTTCCGCATCCTGTGCGAATGGATCGGCACCGCGCTGGCCAAGGCGCGCCAGTACCGCACCGCCAACGAACAGCGGGTGTTCACCGACGACGCCCTCTATTCCTCCAGCTACATCGGCCGTCAGGCGGACTTCCTGGCGCTGCTCGGGCGCCGCATGGGGTTCGAGACCACGGCCATCACCATCCGCCCCATCGGCATCGCCCGCCTGTCGGTGGGCCAGCGGGCGGAACTTGCCGCCGCCATCGGCGAGGCGGTGCGCGGCAGCCTGCGCGACACCGATCTCGCCTGCGATTTCGGCCATCAGGGGACGTCCTTCGGCGTCGTGCTGGCCGGTACGCCGCTCGACGGCGCCCGTCTGGTGGAGGCGAAGCTGGAGCGCGCCGTCCGGCAGTCCCTGCCGGCTGAACTGGCAGACATCACCATCGGCTTCACCACCCGGCGGATCGAAACGCCTGCGGATGGACGGGCGGAAGGCCAACCGGAAGGGCCGGCGGCGCAATGA
- a CDS encoding tetratricopeptide repeat protein produces MRANILVVLLVLLAGVGASLLLIPRGGELALQKFRDRDYDSARAVYEERYAAGDRGGATVMPLTRLSLAQGDLERAIALTEGFVAAEPSSIEARELLNRLYQDAQRPGDHLENLTVLAELRRSADLYRELAYAAGFRNRMALKVEALARYCALAPDDVEVQQELAALLASRGDHPDAVDRLIHADDRARGNIGADSRELLMSLLIDLGRAEDAFNRARRWLGEQPAVADMIGLASQLAAASRPDLGLRLIEPQLTGQKPVFALELTYIDLLIAADRREEARTRLSALSGRVEDSQFGRLLALEMNAGQAQEALQAAKGRDLRLAPDWVLAGLAETALRDGDRPFLDRLHRELGEGFLADYPVLAANIALGRGDADAAARWAERGLAGSALTLGDRLAAVRILDRTGRRAAADAAFDSLSLSGILSDDQLEELAALFSDLDRAPAGLDWFAARRQAKPSPAADQGWARLAAKAGDPAAVADWLAARPVLPAALLQDIAGSAAERAVADRRAAPLALAAAQRAFALDPSPRSRLAVAIALTATGNPAEALPLLAPLLDQGGAEVEAAYIAALDGAGRSEELARHLTAKLAKGGLTDAEEQGIAYLLLDHKAYRAALPLLRVRAERLGGDWLAVYADAAAKADALPDLAGLLQRQATAAPLAEAEDSLYRDTLEKLGRKAELRRYLLARATDDRLPVERRREPVSALLALGDKAGATQALQRLAAMQGPQSEDFRQLAYLWGPRPPSAALDWLEARAKAAAGPAAQAAWYDRLAELGGGARVTASLATPAGPPAQPVLQAPYIEALASAGKGRELAVAVRAALREDATPDRLRRYARLAEQTGQRAAAAEAWTALLARKPEDADALRQLGMLAYDGNRLADAERLLRRYTAGGPDDYEAHYFLGEALTALKRPAAAVPFYRTALAQLRARGGRDDAAVLTEANLLNRLGMVDEAVALFDSLRKRRPGDRQLTADYASMLIENGRLPEARRVLALP; encoded by the coding sequence ATGCGTGCGAACATCCTGGTCGTCCTGCTGGTGCTGCTGGCGGGCGTCGGCGCCAGCCTGCTGCTGATCCCGCGCGGCGGCGAGCTTGCCCTGCAGAAATTCCGCGACCGCGATTACGACAGCGCCCGCGCCGTCTATGAGGAGCGCTATGCCGCCGGCGACCGCGGCGGCGCCACCGTGATGCCGCTGACCCGCCTGTCGCTGGCCCAGGGAGACCTGGAACGCGCCATCGCCTTGACCGAGGGGTTCGTCGCCGCCGAGCCGTCCTCCATCGAGGCGCGCGAGCTGCTGAACCGCCTCTACCAGGACGCCCAGCGGCCGGGCGATCACCTGGAGAACCTGACGGTCCTGGCGGAGCTGCGGCGCAGCGCCGACCTCTACCGCGAACTGGCTTATGCCGCCGGATTCCGCAACCGGATGGCGCTGAAGGTCGAGGCGCTGGCCCGCTACTGCGCGCTGGCGCCCGACGATGTCGAGGTCCAGCAGGAGTTGGCGGCTCTGCTGGCGTCGCGCGGCGACCATCCCGACGCGGTGGACCGGCTTATTCATGCCGACGACCGCGCCCGGGGCAACATCGGCGCCGACAGCCGCGAATTGCTGATGAGCCTGCTGATCGACCTCGGACGGGCGGAGGATGCCTTCAACCGCGCCCGGCGCTGGCTCGGCGAGCAGCCGGCCGTCGCCGACATGATCGGTCTGGCGAGCCAACTGGCGGCGGCATCCCGGCCGGACCTGGGCCTGCGGCTGATCGAGCCGCAATTGACCGGGCAAAAACCCGTGTTTGCGCTGGAGCTGACCTACATCGACCTGCTGATCGCCGCCGACCGCCGGGAGGAGGCGCGGACCCGCCTGTCGGCGCTGTCCGGCCGGGTGGAGGATTCGCAGTTCGGCCGGCTGCTGGCGCTGGAGATGAATGCCGGGCAGGCGCAGGAGGCCTTGCAGGCCGCCAAGGGCCGCGACCTGCGTCTGGCGCCGGATTGGGTCCTGGCCGGGCTGGCCGAGACGGCGCTGCGCGACGGCGACCGCCCCTTCCTCGACCGCCTGCATCGCGAATTGGGCGAGGGGTTCCTCGCCGATTATCCGGTGCTGGCGGCGAACATCGCGCTCGGCCGCGGCGATGCCGATGCCGCCGCGCGCTGGGCGGAGCGCGGTCTGGCCGGGAGTGCGCTGACCCTTGGCGACCGGCTGGCCGCCGTCCGCATTCTCGACCGAACCGGTCGCCGTGCAGCCGCCGATGCCGCCTTCGACAGTCTGTCGCTGTCGGGAATCCTGTCCGACGACCAGTTGGAGGAGTTGGCGGCCCTGTTCAGCGACCTGGACCGCGCGCCCGCCGGTCTGGACTGGTTCGCTGCGCGCCGGCAGGCAAAGCCCTCTCCGGCGGCGGACCAGGGCTGGGCGAGGCTGGCCGCCAAGGCCGGCGATCCGGCTGCCGTCGCCGACTGGCTGGCCGCCCGGCCGGTGCTGCCCGCCGCCCTCTTGCAGGACATCGCCGGCAGCGCCGCCGAACGGGCGGTTGCCGACCGGCGCGCCGCCCCGCTGGCGCTGGCCGCAGCACAGCGCGCCTTCGCGCTCGACCCCTCGCCGCGCAGCCGTCTGGCCGTCGCCATCGCCCTGACCGCGACCGGAAATCCGGCCGAGGCGCTGCCGCTGCTGGCCCCCCTGCTCGACCAGGGCGGGGCGGAGGTGGAGGCCGCCTACATCGCGGCGCTCGACGGCGCCGGCCGGTCGGAGGAGTTGGCCCGCCATCTGACCGCCAAGCTGGCGAAGGGCGGGTTGACCGACGCGGAGGAGCAGGGAATCGCCTATCTGCTGCTCGACCACAAGGCCTACCGCGCCGCCCTGCCGCTGCTGCGCGTACGGGCGGAACGGCTGGGCGGCGACTGGCTGGCGGTCTATGCCGATGCCGCCGCCAAGGCGGACGCACTGCCCGACCTTGCCGGTCTGCTGCAACGGCAGGCCACCGCCGCCCCGCTGGCCGAAGCGGAGGATTCACTCTACCGCGACACGCTGGAAAAGCTGGGCCGCAAGGCGGAGCTGCGGCGTTATCTGCTGGCCCGCGCCACCGACGACCGCCTGCCGGTGGAGCGGCGGCGCGAACCGGTCTCCGCCCTGCTGGCGCTCGGCGACAAGGCGGGGGCGACGCAGGCTTTGCAGCGGCTGGCCGCGATGCAGGGGCCACAGAGCGAGGATTTCCGGCAGCTCGCCTATCTGTGGGGACCGCGCCCGCCGTCCGCCGCGCTCGATTGGCTGGAGGCGCGGGCCAAGGCGGCGGCCGGCCCGGCGGCGCAGGCGGCATGGTACGACCGTCTGGCCGAACTCGGCGGCGGCGCCCGCGTCACCGCGAGCCTCGCGACGCCCGCCGGACCGCCGGCCCAGCCGGTGCTTCAGGCCCCCTACATCGAGGCGCTCGCGTCGGCCGGCAAGGGCAGGGAGCTGGCGGTCGCCGTCCGCGCCGCCCTGCGCGAGGACGCCACGCCCGACCGCCTGCGCCGCTATGCCCGCCTTGCCGAACAGACCGGCCAGCGCGCCGCCGCCGCCGAAGCCTGGACGGCCCTGCTGGCAAGGAAGCCGGAGGATGCCGACGCACTGCGCCAGCTGGGCATGCTCGCCTATGACGGGAACCGCCTCGCCGACGCCGAGCGCCTGCTGCGCCGCTACACTGCGGGTGGTCCCGACGATTACGAGGCGCATTACTTCCTGGGCGAGGCGCTGACCGCCCTGAAGCGCCCGGCCGCTGCCGTCCCCTTCTACCGCACCGCGCTGGCCCAGCTCCGCGCCCGTGGCGGCCGGGACGATGCGGCGGTCCTGACGGAGGCCAACCTGCTGAACCGGCTGGGCATGGTCGACGAGGCCGTCGCCCTGTTCGACTCCCTGCGCAAGCGCCGCCCCGGCGACCGGCAGCTGACGGCGGACTATGCATCTATGCTGATCGAAAACGGACGACTGCCGGAGGCCCGCCGTGTCCTGGCCCTTCCGTGA